One part of the Quercus lobata isolate SW786 chromosome 7, ValleyOak3.0 Primary Assembly, whole genome shotgun sequence genome encodes these proteins:
- the LOC115951546 gene encoding ethylene-responsive transcription factor 12-like produces MAVTLGLKYRFKKKKIKFPWKKTRVWLGTFDTPEEAALAYDGATRSLRGAKAKTNFSPTIPATIGCGGGLPLPLNLNLPSSNKLALGEFLYTGVLKDINCVATKSDPSSSYQVKREPQASASAVTVASAGPTHHVPESSAMASFLGLVRRGLPVNLNEPPPLWL; encoded by the coding sequence AtatagattcaaaaaaaaaaaaattaagttccCATGGAAGAAGACTAGGGTTTGGTTGGGTACATTCGACACACCCGAAGAAGCTGCACTCGCTTACGACGGTGCCACTCGTTCGCTCCGTGGAGCCAAAGCTAAGACGAACTTTTCGCCAACAATTCCAGCCACCATAGGCTGCGGCGGTGGGCTTCctctccctctcaatctcaACCTTCCCTCCTCCAACAAACTCGCACTCGGCGAGTTTTTATACACTGGTGTTCTCAAAGACATCAACTGTGTCGCCACCAAATCTGACCCGTCTTCTTCGTATCAAGTTAAGCGAGAACCTCAAGCTTCCGCCTCTGCTGTTACTGTCGCTTCCGCCGGACCCACACATCATGTCCCTGAGAGCTCCGCCATGGCGTCGTTTCTGGGTCTCGTGCGGCGTGGTTTGCCTGTCAATCTCAACGAGCCGCCTCCTTTGTGGCTTTGA